One Gordonia zhaorongruii DNA segment encodes these proteins:
- a CDS encoding DUF2075 domain-containing protein, which translates to MTLLRTTAADPRMSQPDSLVEQLLSQMLFTTGHRAGESEQNSWRRSLPALAGDLREAGLGNVEMLVEYHMPLTSKRADVVLAGIHPRTGEPSYVVIELKQWTAAFSFEDSAELVEVPGMPGGPKLNPILQVRGYCEYIGDFARVLQDQPDALAGAVYLHNANDPSLVDDLKAVPVTTMGRVFTAADRGKFHEFLRSRLSDKQGRSSADLLLNSAAAPSRQLLKVAAEEVKNRSQFHLLGSQQLAVDLVMHQVDQAKKSNSKRVIIVAGGPGSGKSVIALELLGELARQGRSVLHATGSRSFTQTLRKVAGYRAPRVQKMFKYFNQFMTADANDLDVLIMDEAHRVRETSVDRYTKAALRTDRPQVDELISAARVPVFLLDEHQVVRPGEMGSLEQITSYAKSLGLETVHIPLDAQFRCGGSAEYLEWVQRLLGLSEKEPTAWKPVPEFTVEVADTPWDLERRLLEKMDDGYSARMTAGFCWPWSDPRDGELVPDVEIGDWARPWNAKGDRRIGDAPPSALWATQDGGFGQVGCIYTAQGFEYDWNGVILGPDLLWRDGRFVIDRSANRDPDFRSSTKVSDLRFTRLVRHVYKVLLTRGMVGTVLYSTDEETRDALHRLVNSTT; encoded by the coding sequence GTGACGCTGCTTCGTACGACCGCCGCCGACCCGCGGATGAGTCAGCCGGATTCGTTGGTGGAGCAGTTGCTGAGCCAGATGTTGTTCACGACGGGGCACCGCGCCGGAGAGTCGGAGCAGAACTCCTGGCGGCGCAGCCTTCCCGCTCTTGCCGGTGACCTCCGTGAGGCCGGCCTCGGCAACGTCGAGATGTTGGTCGAGTACCACATGCCCCTTACCTCGAAGCGCGCCGACGTAGTACTGGCGGGGATTCATCCGAGGACTGGCGAGCCATCGTACGTAGTGATCGAGCTGAAGCAGTGGACTGCCGCATTCTCGTTCGAAGACAGTGCCGAATTGGTCGAGGTTCCGGGTATGCCCGGCGGACCGAAACTCAATCCGATCCTGCAAGTTCGTGGCTACTGCGAGTACATCGGTGACTTCGCTCGCGTACTGCAGGACCAACCGGACGCGCTCGCGGGGGCCGTGTACCTCCACAATGCCAATGACCCGAGCCTCGTCGACGACCTGAAGGCAGTACCCGTCACGACGATGGGGCGGGTCTTCACCGCCGCCGACCGCGGCAAGTTCCACGAGTTCCTGCGGTCGCGACTCTCCGACAAGCAAGGTAGGTCGTCGGCGGACCTACTCCTCAATTCTGCGGCGGCACCGTCGCGCCAGTTACTCAAGGTCGCCGCCGAGGAAGTTAAGAACCGGTCCCAGTTTCATCTGCTGGGTAGTCAGCAACTCGCGGTTGACCTGGTGATGCATCAGGTCGACCAGGCGAAGAAGTCGAACTCCAAGCGCGTCATCATTGTGGCCGGCGGTCCGGGAAGCGGTAAGAGCGTGATCGCTCTCGAACTCTTGGGAGAGCTGGCACGTCAAGGCCGTTCAGTACTTCACGCGACCGGTTCCCGGTCCTTCACTCAGACGCTTCGCAAAGTCGCGGGGTATCGCGCACCGCGCGTGCAAAAGATGTTCAAGTACTTCAACCAGTTCATGACAGCCGATGCGAACGACCTCGACGTCCTCATTATGGACGAGGCCCACCGCGTCCGCGAGACGTCGGTCGACCGATACACCAAGGCGGCGCTGCGTACAGATCGACCACAGGTCGACGAACTGATCTCGGCGGCCCGCGTCCCCGTGTTCCTACTGGACGAGCACCAAGTGGTTCGCCCCGGCGAGATGGGTTCACTCGAGCAGATCACGTCGTATGCGAAGTCGCTCGGTCTCGAGACCGTGCATATTCCACTCGACGCGCAGTTCCGTTGCGGTGGCAGCGCCGAGTACCTCGAGTGGGTCCAGCGACTTCTCGGCCTGTCGGAAAAGGAACCGACCGCGTGGAAACCCGTCCCCGAGTTCACCGTCGAAGTCGCAGACACTCCCTGGGACCTTGAGCGACGGCTCCTGGAAAAGATGGACGACGGCTACTCGGCGCGGATGACAGCCGGTTTCTGCTGGCCGTGGTCCGACCCGCGAGACGGCGAACTCGTCCCCGACGTCGAGATCGGCGACTGGGCTCGCCCCTGGAACGCCAAAGGCGACCGACGTATCGGCGACGCTCCGCCGTCCGCACTGTGGGCGACGCAGGACGGCGGCTTCGGGCAGGTGGGATGCATCTATACCGCTCAAGGCTTCGAGTACGACTGGAACGGCGTGATACTCGGCCCCGACCTCCTATGGCGGGACGGCAGGTTCGTCATCGATCGAAGTGCCAACCGTGACCCCGACTTCAGAAGTTCAACGAAGGTCTCCGATCTTCGCTTCACCCGACTCGTCCGCCATGTCTACAAAGTGCTGCTCACGCGCGGCATGGTCGGGACCGTCTTGTACTCAACGGACGAAGAGACGCGGGATGCGTTGCATCGGCTGGTGAACAGCACTACCTGA
- the guaA gene encoding glutamine-hydrolyzing GMP synthase — MTNSSPEHPRPVLVVDFGAQYAQLIARRVREARIYSEVVAHDATLEEITAKNPAALILSGGPASVYADGAPTIDEKLFDLGIPVFGICYGFQKMTAALGGEVANTGGREFGRTTLTVSGEGKLHRGLPDTQPVWMSHNDAVQSAPEGFDVTASTPGAPVAAFECVERRMAGVQYHPEVMHSPHGQEVLTRFLYDVAGLKPTWTAANIAEALITDVREQVGDGLALCALSGGVDSAVAGALVQRAIGDRLTCVFVDHGLLRAGEREQVQNDFVAATGARLVTVDAEETFLGHLAGVSDPEDKRKIIGREFIRSFEDVVSEALGDRAAEGRTIDYLVQGTLYPDVVESGGGSGTANIKSHHNVGGLPEDLEFKLVEPLRLLFKDEVRAVGRELGLPEEMVARQPFPGPGLAIRIVGAVTKDRLDLLRTADLIAREELTAAGLDGQIWQCPVVLLADVRSVGVQGDGRTYGHPIVLRPVSSEDAMTADWTRIPYEVLETISTRITNEVPDVNRVVLDVTSKPPGTIEWE; from the coding sequence GTGACGAACTCATCCCCGGAGCACCCGCGTCCTGTCCTCGTCGTCGACTTCGGAGCCCAGTACGCGCAGCTCATCGCTCGGCGCGTGCGCGAGGCTCGCATCTACTCGGAGGTCGTCGCCCATGACGCCACGCTCGAGGAGATCACTGCGAAGAACCCGGCGGCGCTGATCCTGTCGGGCGGCCCGGCGTCGGTGTACGCCGACGGTGCGCCGACCATCGACGAGAAGCTCTTCGACCTCGGAATTCCGGTGTTCGGCATCTGCTACGGATTCCAGAAGATGACTGCGGCGCTCGGTGGCGAGGTCGCCAACACCGGCGGACGCGAGTTCGGGCGCACGACGTTGACCGTGTCGGGAGAGGGCAAGCTTCACCGTGGACTCCCGGATACGCAGCCGGTGTGGATGAGCCACAACGACGCCGTCCAGAGCGCGCCCGAAGGGTTCGACGTGACCGCGTCGACGCCGGGCGCACCGGTCGCTGCATTCGAGTGTGTGGAGCGGCGGATGGCCGGCGTCCAGTACCACCCCGAGGTGATGCATAGCCCGCACGGCCAGGAAGTGCTCACCCGCTTCCTGTACGACGTCGCGGGCCTGAAGCCGACGTGGACCGCGGCCAACATCGCCGAGGCATTGATCACCGATGTGCGCGAGCAGGTCGGCGACGGCCTTGCCCTGTGCGCGCTGTCGGGCGGTGTCGACTCTGCTGTGGCAGGCGCTCTCGTGCAGCGCGCGATCGGCGATCGCCTCACCTGTGTGTTCGTCGATCACGGTCTGCTGCGCGCCGGTGAGCGCGAGCAGGTGCAGAACGACTTCGTCGCCGCCACCGGCGCCCGCCTGGTGACCGTCGACGCCGAGGAGACGTTCCTCGGACACCTTGCTGGTGTGTCTGATCCGGAGGATAAGCGCAAGATCATCGGCCGCGAGTTCATCCGGTCGTTCGAGGACGTCGTGTCCGAGGCACTCGGTGATCGTGCGGCAGAGGGTCGGACGATCGACTATCTCGTCCAGGGAACGCTGTACCCGGACGTCGTCGAATCCGGCGGCGGCAGCGGCACGGCGAACATCAAGAGCCACCACAACGTCGGCGGCCTCCCCGAAGACCTCGAGTTCAAGCTCGTCGAACCTCTCCGACTTCTGTTCAAGGACGAGGTGCGCGCCGTCGGACGTGAACTGGGACTGCCCGAGGAGATGGTCGCCCGCCAGCCGTTCCCGGGACCCGGCCTGGCGATTCGCATCGTCGGTGCAGTCACCAAGGATCGCCTCGATCTGCTGCGCACGGCCGACCTGATCGCGCGTGAGGAGCTCACCGCGGCCGGCCTCGATGGCCAGATCTGGCAGTGCCCGGTGGTGCTGCTCGCGGACGTCCGCAGCGTCGGCGTGCAGGGCGATGGCCGGACCTACGGCCACCCGATCGTGCTGCGCCCGGTGTCGAGCGAAGACGCGATGACCGCCGACTGGACGCGGATCCCGTACGAGGTGCTCGAGACGATCTCCACCCGCATCACCAACGAGGTTCCCGACGTGAACCGCGTCGTGCTCGACGTGACGAGCAAGCCGCCGGGGACCATCGAGTGGGAGTGA
- a CDS encoding PspC domain-containing protein, whose translation MNASTFQDMWDTRPVRRRDRGTVAGVCEGIGDRYRIDPTLVKVAFVVATVFGGSGVLLYLAAAVALPAHDKVNPNQHRAHLAAGGHSRGHAGRRRGGPPAPKWIALIVLAVIAMSTIGSQNTWGSSGLLGVLLMAVGWWLLYQRTPVPPAGTSASSPDDSPEAGATSTILMPTPKVPAGSVAADDVAADATTVGMAADATPSADAPAAEPDSLDDLLPPTPPSWDPLGTARFAWDLPEPTAPPQPPTPRVPRSPLTPIVAGLAVMVGAAGTAGHLAGVDWFTPGRIASLVLATFGVGLIVASMQRRPTGGVSTGLLPLAGLAAAAVLATTLVTGSGQIMPSGGVGDRSWHPPSAADLQDDYHLTVGSSTLDLRDVGDLDRDRTVTVRQGVGEIKVLLPDDLRVRTECTAAVGEVKCADGMVNPDAETPVLTIDAHTTLGEVEIVR comes from the coding sequence ATGAACGCTTCGACCTTCCAGGACATGTGGGATACCCGGCCGGTACGCCGCCGGGACCGCGGCACGGTCGCCGGCGTGTGCGAAGGCATCGGCGATCGCTACCGCATCGATCCGACGCTGGTGAAGGTCGCCTTCGTCGTCGCCACCGTGTTCGGCGGCAGCGGTGTGCTCCTGTATCTCGCGGCGGCCGTCGCATTGCCCGCGCACGATAAGGTGAACCCGAACCAGCATCGGGCGCATCTCGCGGCCGGTGGGCACAGCAGAGGCCACGCCGGACGCAGGCGCGGCGGACCGCCGGCTCCGAAGTGGATTGCCCTCATCGTTCTCGCCGTGATCGCGATGTCGACGATCGGCAGCCAGAACACCTGGGGCAGCAGCGGTCTCCTGGGAGTGCTCCTCATGGCGGTCGGCTGGTGGCTCCTGTATCAGCGGACTCCCGTTCCGCCTGCCGGGACGTCGGCGAGCTCGCCGGACGATTCGCCCGAGGCAGGCGCGACGTCAACCATTCTGATGCCCACCCCGAAGGTCCCCGCCGGATCGGTCGCCGCCGACGACGTCGCAGCGGACGCGACGACTGTTGGCATGGCGGCAGACGCGACTCCCTCGGCCGACGCCCCCGCTGCCGAACCCGATTCACTCGACGACCTTCTCCCGCCCACTCCACCGAGCTGGGACCCGTTGGGAACGGCTAGATTCGCCTGGGACCTACCCGAGCCGACCGCTCCCCCGCAGCCGCCGACGCCGCGTGTTCCGCGATCCCCCTTGACTCCGATCGTCGCGGGTCTCGCCGTGATGGTGGGCGCGGCCGGCACCGCCGGGCATCTGGCGGGGGTCGACTGGTTCACGCCCGGCAGGATCGCCTCCCTGGTGCTCGCCACGTTCGGCGTCGGCCTGATCGTCGCCTCGATGCAGCGGCGGCCCACCGGCGGAGTCAGCACAGGCCTGCTCCCGCTGGCTGGCCTCGCTGCGGCCGCCGTGCTCGCCACCACACTCGTCACGGGCAGCGGCCAGATCATGCCCAGCGGCGGTGTGGGCGACCGGTCGTGGCACCCGCCGTCGGCCGCCGACCTGCAGGACGACTACCACCTCACCGTCGGTTCCTCGACGCTCGACCTGCGCGACGTCGGTGACCTCGACCGCGACCGCACGGTGACCGTCCGTCAGGGCGTCGGCGAGATCAAGGTCCTCCTGCCCGACGACCTCCGCGTGCGCACCGAGTGCACTGCCGCGGTCGGCGAAGTGAAATGCGCGGACGGCATGGTGAACCCGGATGCCGAGACCCCCGTCCTGACCATCGACGCCCACACCACCCTGGGCGAAGTGGAGATAGTCCGATGA
- a CDS encoding sensor histidine kinase, whose protein sequence is MKRQIDTRTTPRLHRRSGGKVVGGVCGGIADHVGVDVFRVRVVFVVLAALAGAGVLAYALLWLFCPGGNDTERVRPAERRQAYGLIVLAVLALTANGMVASNAPARALLAVLLVLGGATLVWREADLTGISASRSRLLTWLRLITGAVLVVGGLVLAVTSPDTALAGMSPILLAVLATLVGALLLTVPLWMRMLRALNEERSARIRNDEREEIASHLHDSVLQTLALIQKQADRPDTVARLARRQERELRQWLFGDRAQPRESLAAAISVVADEVEDSYGVEVETVTVGDVTPEEMRDAERVRAWAALIAAAREALVNAAKHSGAEKIDVYCEVAETGVEVFVRDRGNGFDVDAVDEDRQGITGSIRARMERAGGAARVTSTPGRGTNVTLTLPRTAIAESPAPEPDPKAAAKDSRRARRDQEIA, encoded by the coding sequence ATGAAGCGACAGATCGACACCCGCACGACGCCGCGGCTGCACCGACGCAGCGGCGGCAAAGTCGTGGGCGGTGTGTGCGGCGGCATCGCCGACCACGTCGGTGTCGATGTGTTCCGGGTACGCGTGGTGTTCGTGGTTCTGGCCGCCCTCGCCGGGGCGGGCGTGCTCGCATACGCGCTGCTCTGGCTGTTCTGCCCCGGAGGCAACGACACCGAACGAGTGCGGCCCGCGGAGCGCAGGCAGGCGTACGGACTGATCGTGCTCGCCGTGCTGGCGCTGACCGCGAACGGCATGGTCGCCTCGAACGCCCCGGCCCGCGCGCTGCTGGCGGTGCTGCTGGTCCTCGGCGGTGCGACCCTCGTCTGGCGCGAAGCCGATCTCACGGGGATCTCGGCGTCACGGTCCCGGCTGCTCACGTGGCTGCGGTTGATCACCGGAGCAGTCCTCGTCGTCGGCGGGCTGGTCCTGGCGGTCACGTCTCCCGACACCGCCCTCGCCGGTATGAGCCCGATCCTGCTCGCCGTGCTGGCGACGCTCGTCGGCGCTCTGCTGCTGACGGTGCCGTTGTGGATGCGGATGCTGCGGGCCCTCAACGAGGAACGTTCCGCACGGATCCGGAACGACGAGCGCGAGGAGATCGCGTCACACCTGCACGATTCGGTGCTCCAGACCCTCGCCCTGATTCAGAAGCAGGCCGACCGTCCCGACACCGTGGCACGGCTGGCCCGGCGTCAGGAGCGCGAACTCCGCCAATGGCTGTTCGGTGACCGGGCGCAACCGCGGGAGTCGCTCGCCGCAGCGATCAGCGTGGTCGCCGACGAGGTGGAGGACTCCTACGGGGTCGAGGTGGAGACCGTCACGGTCGGCGACGTGACGCCGGAGGAGATGCGTGACGCCGAACGCGTGCGCGCGTGGGCCGCGCTCATCGCGGCGGCCCGGGAAGCGCTCGTCAACGCGGCGAAGCACTCCGGTGCCGAGAAGATCGACGTCTACTGCGAGGTCGCCGAGACCGGAGTCGAGGTGTTCGTCCGTGACCGCGGAAACGGATTCGACGTGGACGCCGTGGACGAGGACCGCCAGGGCATCACCGGCTCCATCCGGGCAAGAATGGAACGGGCCGGTGGCGCGGCCCGCGTCACCTCGACCCCGGGTCGCGGCACCAATGTGACGCTCACCCTGCCGCGCACAGCCATCGCGGAAAGCCCCGCACCCGAACCGGATCCGAAGGCTGCTGCCAAGGACTCCCGGCGGGCACGACGAGATCAGGAGATCGCATGA
- a CDS encoding LuxR C-terminal-related transcriptional regulator — translation MTETTYRLFLVDDHGVFRSGVRTELAGESGLEVVGDAGTVPEAIAGIIETKPDVVLLDVHMPGGGGVAVLRGVTDELGDEAPVFLALSVSDAATDVIATIRAGARGYVTKTIDGKELADAVRRVAEGDAVFSPRLAGFVLDSFTGRSSVPEPHLDPELDSLTKRELEVLRLLARGYTYREIAEELFISVKTVETHASNVLRKTQQSNRNALTRWAVNRRIG, via the coding sequence ATGACCGAGACCACGTACCGCCTGTTCCTCGTCGACGACCACGGGGTGTTCCGGTCCGGAGTGCGCACCGAACTCGCCGGTGAGTCCGGGCTGGAGGTCGTCGGTGATGCGGGGACCGTGCCGGAGGCGATCGCCGGCATCATCGAGACCAAACCCGATGTGGTTCTGCTCGACGTGCACATGCCCGGCGGGGGAGGCGTCGCGGTGCTGCGCGGGGTGACCGACGAACTCGGCGACGAGGCTCCGGTGTTCCTCGCCTTATCGGTGTCGGACGCGGCGACCGACGTGATCGCCACGATCCGGGCCGGGGCCCGCGGCTACGTCACCAAGACCATCGACGGGAAGGAACTGGCCGACGCCGTCCGTCGCGTCGCCGAGGGCGACGCCGTGTTCAGTCCGCGCCTGGCCGGGTTCGTCCTCGACTCGTTCACCGGACGGTCGTCGGTTCCCGAACCGCACCTCGACCCCGAACTCGACTCGCTGACCAAGCGCGAACTCGAAGTGCTGCGGCTGCTGGCGCGCGGCTACACCTACCGGGAGATCGCGGAAGAGCTGTTCATCTCGGTGAAGACCGTTGAGACGCATGCATCGAACGTGCTGCGCAAGACGCAGCAGTCCAACCGGAACGCGCTGACGAGGTGGGCGGTGAACCGCCGGATCGGCTGA
- a CDS encoding serine/threonine-protein kinase → MTGAEPAPSYLVAGRYRLVRRIGHGGMGAVWLARDQLLDREVAVKQVLSTAGMREDAAAANRQRAMREGRLAARLSHRNAISMHDVALDGDDPWLVMEYLPSHSVADVLHNNGSMAPIEAAQIAAQVADAITEAHASGIIHRDIKPANILIASSGRSVGLVKITDFGISRAKDDVSITLTGIVTGTPAYFAPEVARGDEPGEASDVYSLGATLYTMIEGHPPYGNTDNYVATLHRAANAEIDPPTHAGDLTPLLLTLLNPSPQGRPSMAQARDLLVQYAAGELGTSERVLTGLIRTKPLRAASRRTLAPPAASSGPSQPPRTRVSDQQSMQVPQSMYAPRATPEPVPPQYVSGQPYQPTAGNPYSGQPYQHYPQQQPPKDGNLPLAAAIFAIFVLLTAIVAGIIVLAA, encoded by the coding sequence ATGACCGGAGCCGAGCCTGCACCCTCGTACCTCGTCGCCGGCCGCTACCGCCTGGTCAGGCGGATCGGCCACGGCGGCATGGGCGCCGTGTGGCTCGCGCGCGACCAGCTCCTCGACCGCGAGGTCGCGGTGAAACAGGTGCTCTCGACGGCGGGGATGCGCGAGGATGCGGCGGCCGCGAACCGTCAGCGCGCCATGCGCGAAGGACGACTCGCCGCACGGCTGTCCCACCGCAATGCGATCTCGATGCACGACGTCGCCCTCGACGGCGACGATCCCTGGCTGGTGATGGAGTACCTGCCGTCGCACAGCGTTGCCGACGTCCTGCATAACAACGGGTCGATGGCGCCGATCGAGGCCGCGCAGATCGCGGCTCAGGTCGCCGATGCGATCACCGAGGCTCACGCATCGGGCATCATCCACCGCGACATCAAGCCCGCCAATATCCTGATCGCGAGCAGCGGCCGTAGCGTCGGGCTCGTCAAGATCACCGACTTCGGCATCTCCCGCGCCAAGGACGACGTCTCGATCACCCTGACCGGCATCGTGACCGGAACACCGGCGTACTTCGCTCCCGAGGTGGCGCGCGGAGATGAACCCGGTGAGGCGTCCGACGTGTACTCCCTCGGCGCCACCCTGTACACGATGATCGAGGGTCACCCGCCGTACGGGAACACCGACAACTACGTCGCCACTCTTCACCGGGCCGCGAACGCGGAGATCGATCCGCCGACGCACGCAGGCGATCTGACTCCACTGCTGCTCACGCTCCTGAATCCGTCTCCGCAGGGGCGTCCGTCGATGGCGCAGGCACGCGACCTGCTCGTCCAGTACGCGGCAGGCGAGCTGGGTACGTCGGAACGGGTGCTGACCGGACTCATCCGCACGAAACCGCTGCGGGCGGCGTCTCGCCGCACACTCGCGCCCCCGGCGGCCTCGTCTGGGCCGTCCCAGCCTCCCCGCACCAGGGTTTCCGACCAGCAGAGCATGCAGGTCCCGCAGAGCATGTACGCACCTCGCGCGACGCCCGAACCGGTTCCGCCGCAGTATGTTTCGGGACAGCCGTATCAGCCCACCGCAGGGAACCCGTACAGCGGACAGCCGTATCAGCACTACCCGCAGCAGCAGCCTCCCAAGGACGGCAATCTCCCGCTGGCAGCCGCGATCTTCGCGATCTTCGTGCTGCTCACCGCGATCGTCGCGGGCATCATCGTCCTCGCTGCCTGA
- a CDS encoding amidohydrolase family protein, translating to MNRTALPAGVIDPHIHQWDPYRTPREVSTQARLLRPLPRIPRLLKYALPQADREFVGEPHHVLKPYLPADYRRDADSVDVSTVVHVEASWHAATPWESVDETRWVAGLPFGSDGSPRLDAIVGHADPRSSSIAGVLDAHLAASPLFRGIRFSATNHPDRGVRDFSTAPGVLSSPEFLRGFAEVAARDLSFEIWVFAHQLPDAVVLAREFPETTFVLDHYATPVGAFAPRGRDTGRTPADRDRILRQWRDDIAALAEFGNVVAKHSGLGMPMLGGHPDDGALLIRHLHDVFGSERTMWASNFPIDKPGHRIPDSARLVLDVLGSDADPANLFRDVARRTYRIDDRNGRSETSERRDTIEP from the coding sequence GTGAACCGCACCGCCCTGCCCGCAGGCGTCATCGACCCCCATATCCACCAGTGGGATCCGTATCGCACGCCTCGTGAGGTCAGCACCCAGGCACGGTTGCTGCGTCCGCTGCCGCGCATCCCCCGGCTGTTGAAGTACGCACTGCCGCAGGCGGACCGGGAGTTCGTCGGCGAACCCCACCACGTCCTCAAGCCGTACCTGCCTGCCGATTACCGACGCGATGCCGACTCCGTCGACGTGTCGACGGTGGTGCACGTCGAGGCGAGCTGGCACGCCGCCACTCCCTGGGAGTCGGTGGACGAGACCCGTTGGGTCGCGGGCCTCCCCTTCGGTTCGGACGGATCACCACGTCTGGACGCCATCGTCGGGCACGCCGACCCGCGATCATCGAGCATCGCCGGAGTGCTCGACGCCCACCTCGCCGCCAGCCCGCTCTTCCGCGGGATCCGGTTCTCCGCGACCAATCACCCGGACCGGGGCGTTCGCGACTTCTCCACCGCACCCGGCGTTCTCAGCTCACCGGAGTTCCTCCGCGGTTTCGCCGAGGTGGCAGCTCGGGACCTGTCGTTCGAGATCTGGGTCTTCGCCCATCAGCTGCCCGATGCCGTCGTGCTGGCTCGGGAGTTCCCGGAGACCACGTTCGTTCTCGACCATTACGCGACGCCGGTCGGCGCCTTCGCACCTCGCGGCCGGGACACCGGGCGCACTCCCGCCGATCGGGATCGGATCCTGCGGCAGTGGCGCGACGACATCGCCGCCCTGGCCGAGTTCGGCAACGTGGTGGCCAAGCACTCGGGTCTCGGCATGCCGATGCTCGGCGGTCATCCAGACGACGGTGCGCTGTTGATCCGCCACCTGCACGACGTGTTCGGCAGCGAGCGGACGATGTGGGCGTCGAACTTCCCCATCGACAAGCCCGGGCACCGCATTCCGGACAGTGCTCGCCTGGTTCTCGACGTGCTGGGCTCCGACGCCGACCCCGCGAATCTGTTCCGCGACGTGGCCCGCCGCACCTACCGGATCGACGACCGCAACGGCCGGTCCGAGACGTCCGAGCGCCGGGATACCATCGAGCCATGA
- a CDS encoding sam dependent methyltransferase: MNGSPALVTADLVRTLRHPEAPRLTVHEVLAAAMLRSVTVDRSHPHDFAIETMAPDEDCVQVKLNAAAVLRRELRRRSWKRSAVAIGTTGLDPYGLLEERYRLMPGVISALAEADTPMVVHTGSDLVLRDLSLLRLVRHAVPVTVSLTVPCLDDDLSRRADPGGSAPASRIEAVRVLAEAGLEPHVRIAPLLPCLTDATSALDELLGRLANAGAQRVSVSMLQLGAEHDGYLDWLANEHPALLRRYRSLYGRGEFVQHDYAVRLRERMTPLVRAHGLESPGGEQSGDERPADADELRARAMADAMRENQAEPALTLF, encoded by the coding sequence ATGAACGGGTCGCCTGCGCTTGTCACCGCGGACCTCGTGCGGACGCTGCGGCATCCAGAGGCCCCGCGGCTGACGGTGCACGAGGTGCTGGCGGCGGCGATGCTGCGCTCGGTCACCGTCGATCGGAGCCATCCGCACGACTTCGCGATCGAGACGATGGCGCCCGACGAGGACTGCGTGCAGGTGAAGCTGAACGCCGCGGCCGTGCTGCGGCGCGAGCTCCGCAGGCGGTCGTGGAAACGATCCGCGGTGGCGATCGGGACCACCGGTCTCGACCCGTACGGGCTGCTGGAAGAGCGCTACCGGCTGATGCCGGGCGTCATCTCCGCGCTGGCCGAGGCGGATACGCCGATGGTCGTGCACACCGGGTCGGATCTGGTGCTGCGTGACCTGTCGTTGCTCCGCTTGGTGCGGCACGCGGTCCCGGTGACCGTCTCGCTGACCGTTCCGTGTCTCGACGATGATCTGTCGCGTCGTGCCGATCCCGGTGGGTCGGCTCCGGCGTCGCGAATCGAGGCTGTGCGTGTACTCGCCGAAGCGGGACTGGAGCCGCACGTGCGGATCGCGCCGCTGCTGCCGTGTCTCACCGACGCGACGTCCGCGCTCGACGAGCTGCTCGGCAGGCTCGCGAACGCGGGGGCGCAACGAGTATCGGTGTCGATGCTGCAGCTGGGAGCGGAGCACGACGGGTACCTCGACTGGTTGGCGAACGAGCATCCGGCACTGCTGCGGCGCTATCGCTCCCTGTACGGCCGTGGGGAGTTCGTCCAACACGACTACGCGGTCCGGCTGCGCGAGCGCATGACGCCGCTGGTCCGGGCGCACGGTCTCGAGAGTCCCGGCGGCGAACAGTCTGGCGATGAGCGGCCTGCCGATGCGGACGAACTGCGTGCGCGCGCGATGGCCGACGCGATGCGGGAGAACCAGGCAGAGCCGGCGCTGACGCTGTTCTGA
- a CDS encoding ABC transporter permease: MPASDLIPTVVSVVALAVIAVAVLRWYDVPQRWAPGWALVRAAGQLAVVSAALAGVITHPGLVAVGVGVMYAVAVGTATMRLSTRWNRLRVATLVAGAVAAGVGTALTVVFASGALDFDVRYVLAMAGIVIGNTMNTATLTGRRLSEGVLERWDEVEAWLALGAAPRQATASIARLAVHSALVPSVDQAKTTGLVTLPGAFVGAIFGGLSPIDAGRFQLLVIAALMASGAIASVTVSWFMAPVRTKPVPVDSVTVDPVTASWSARRRRTSRQ, from the coding sequence ATGCCTGCGAGCGATCTGATTCCGACGGTCGTCTCCGTCGTCGCACTCGCCGTGATCGCCGTTGCAGTGCTCCGGTGGTACGACGTTCCGCAGCGGTGGGCGCCGGGGTGGGCGCTCGTGCGGGCGGCGGGACAGCTCGCCGTGGTGAGTGCGGCGCTGGCGGGCGTCATCACGCATCCGGGTCTGGTCGCGGTCGGCGTCGGCGTCATGTACGCGGTCGCCGTCGGGACGGCCACGATGCGGCTCTCGACGAGGTGGAATCGTCTGCGTGTGGCCACGCTCGTCGCCGGGGCGGTCGCGGCGGGTGTGGGAACCGCGTTGACCGTGGTGTTCGCGAGCGGTGCGCTCGACTTCGATGTGCGTTACGTGCTCGCGATGGCGGGCATCGTCATCGGCAACACCATGAACACCGCGACGTTGACGGGCAGGCGGCTCTCCGAGGGGGTGCTCGAACGGTGGGACGAGGTGGAGGCGTGGCTCGCGCTCGGGGCCGCACCTCGGCAGGCCACCGCGTCGATCGCACGGCTGGCCGTGCACAGTGCGCTGGTGCCCTCCGTGGATCAAGCCAAGACCACCGGGCTGGTCACCTTGCCGGGAGCGTTCGTCGGCGCGATCTTCGGCGGGCTATCGCCGATCGACGCCGGCCGGTTTCAGCTGCTCGTGATCGCAGCGCTGATGGCGTCCGGTGCCATCGCCTCGGTGACGGTCTCCTGGTTCATGGCTCCAGTGCGGACGAAGCCGGTCCCTGTCGATTCGGTGACGGTCGATCCGGTGACGGCGTCGTGGAGCGCGCGGCGTAGGCGCACATCGCGGCAGTGA